Proteins encoded by one window of Lates calcarifer isolate ASB-BC8 linkage group LG5, TLL_Latcal_v3, whole genome shotgun sequence:
- the LOC108875806 gene encoding sialidase-2-like isoform X2: MDNIQTKTVDVFKSVVYRIPALFYDRNSETLLAFAEQRETADDASTKNLVMRRGTLKDESSGAKTIEWSELKTVVEKAKLDNYRPLNPCPVFEKNTKTLFLFFICVEDRVEEQWQIKNRTNKARLCYITSEDLGQNWSEVTDLTYTLGEIKNWATFAVGPGHGLQMKKGRLIVPVYAYVCSSSSKSNEATSYAFALYSDDRGSTWKLGQMLQTQSGECQMAEIFDGDKSSIYCNACSQGG; this comes from the exons ATGGACAACATACAGACGAAGACTGTGGATGTCTTTAAATCTGTTGTGTACAGGATTCCTGCTCTTTTCTACGACAGAAACAGTGAAACTCTTCTAGCTtttgcagagcagagggagactgCAGATGATGCCAGTACAAAGAACCTGGTTATGAGAAGAGGAACGCTGAAGGATGAATCCTCTGGTGCAAAGACAATTGAG TGGTCAGAGCTcaaaacagtggtggaaaaggCAAAACTTGACAACTACCGTCCTCTGAACCCCTGCCCAGTGTTTGAGAAGAACACGAAaacacttttcctgtttttcatttgcgTTGAAGATCGTGTGGAAGAGCAATGGCAGATAAAAAACCGCACCAACAAGGCCCGTCTCTGCTACATTACAAGCGAGGATCTTGGACAAAACTGGAGTGAAGTGACAGATTTGACATACACACTGGGCGAAATTAAGAACTGGGCCACATTTGCTGTTGGGCCAGGCCATGGTCTTCAAATGAAGAAGGGTAGATTGATTGTTCCTGTCTATGCTTATGTTTGCAGCAGCTCAAGCAAGTCTAATGAGGCTACTTCATATGCATTCGCCCTGTACAGTGATGATAGGGGCAGCACATGGAAGTTAGGCCAAATGCTTCAAACACAATCAGGGGAATGTCAAATGGCAGAGATTTTTGATGGAGACAAAAGCTCCATCTACTGCAATGCCTGTAGTCAGGGAGGCTGA
- the LOC108875806 gene encoding sialidase-2-like isoform X1, with product MANTQTKTVDVFKSVVYRIPALFYETESNTLLAFAEQRETEANCTAKELVMRRGTLKDESPGVKTIEWSELKTVVEKAKLDNYRPLNPCPVFEKNTKTLFLFFICVEDRVEEQWQIKNRTNKARLCYITSEDLGQNWSEVTDLTYTLGEIKNWATFAVGPGHGLQMKKGRLIVPVYAYVCSSSSKSNEATSYAFALYSDDRGSTWKLGQMLQTQSGECQMAEIFDGDKSSIYCNACSQGG from the exons ATggccaacacacagacaaaaactgtgGATGTCTTTAAATCTGTTGTCTACAGGATTCCTGCTCTTTTCTACGAGACAGAAAGTAACACTCTTCTAGCCtttgcagagcagagggagacagaagctAATTGCACTGCGAAAGAGCTGGTTATGAGAAGAGGAACACTGAAAGATGAATCCCCTGGTGTGAAGACAATTGAG TGGTCAGAGCTcaaaacagtggtggaaaaggCAAAACTTGACAACTACCGTCCTCTGAACCCCTGCCCAGTGTTTGAGAAGAACACGAAaacacttttcctgtttttcatttgcgTTGAAGATCGTGTGGAAGAGCAATGGCAGATAAAAAACCGCACCAACAAGGCCCGTCTCTGCTACATTACAAGCGAGGATCTTGGACAAAACTGGAGTGAAGTGACAGATTTGACATACACACTGGGCGAAATTAAGAACTGGGCCACATTTGCTGTTGGGCCAGGCCATGGTCTTCAAATGAAGAAGGGTAGATTGATTGTTCCTGTCTATGCTTATGTTTGCAGCAGCTCAAGCAAGTCTAATGAGGCTACTTCATATGCATTCGCCCTGTACAGTGATGATAGGGGCAGCACATGGAAGTTAGGCCAAATGCTTCAAACACAATCAGGGGAATGTCAAATGGCAGAGATTTTTGATGGAGACAAAAGCTCCATCTACTGCAATGCCTGTAGTCAGGGAGGCTGA
- the LOC108875919 gene encoding sialidase-3 encodes MDNIQTKTVDVFKSVVYRIPALFYDRNSETLLAFAEQRETADDASTKNLVMSRGTLKDESSGAKTIEWSEFKIVEKAKLDNYRPMNPCPVFEKNTNTLFLFFICVEDGVTEQWQIKNCTNKARLCYITSTDLGQTWSEEGVTELTDKLDEIKNWKTFAVGPGHGLQMKKGRLIVPVHAYACVCAPCSSCCCYITCMCSCTCSAPNALALYSDDRGSTWKLGKMFQSQSGECQMAEIFDGDKSSIYCNARSQGCCRVEAVSENGGADFHTLSNATKLVETHSGCQGSVVSFPAQDEGAEGDPKWLLYTHPCDPCKRFNLGVYVNKSPKDPSKWSKPWIINSGPSGYSDLAYIGNGWFACLVECGVKKETEQIASVVFSYDDIKQSTTMQCIMSCQCFKCP; translated from the exons ATGGACAACATACAGACGAAAACTGTGGATGTCTTTAAATCTGTTGTGTACAGGATTCCTGCTCTTTTCTACGACAGAAACAGTGAAACTCTTCTAGCTtttgcagagcagagggagactgCAGATGATGCCAGTACAAAGAACCTGGTTATGAGTAGAGGAACGCTGAAGGATGAATCCTCTGGTGCAAAGACAATTGAG TGGTCGGAGTTCAAAATAGTGGAAAAGGCAAAACTTGACAACTACCGTCCTATGAACCCCTGCCCAGTGTTTGAGAAGAACACCAAcacacttttcctgtttttcatctgcgtTGAGGATGGTGTGACAGAGCAATGGCAGATAAAAAACTGCACCAACAAGGCCCGTCTCTGCTACATCACAAGCACTGATCTTGGACAAACCTGGAGTGAAGAAGGTGTGACAGAGTTGACAGACAAACTGGACGAAATTAAGAACTGGAAAACATTTGCTGTTGGGCCAGGCCATGGTCTTCAAATGAAGAAGGGTAGATTGATTGTTCCTGTTCATGCttatgcttgtgtttgtgctccCTGCTCTTCCTGCTGTTGTTACATAACGTGTATGTGTTCGTGTACGTGCTCTGCTCCGAATGCTCTTGCCCTGTACAGCGATGATAGGGGCAGCACATGGAAGTTAGGCAAAATGTTTCAATCACAATCAGGGGAATGTCAAATGGCAGAGATTTTTGATGGAGACAAAAGCTCCATCTACTGCAATGCTCGTAGTCAGGGATGCTGTCGAGTGGAAGCTGTCAGTGAAAATGGTGGAGCTGATTTTCACACATTGAGCAATGCTACAAAGCTTGTTGAAACTCATTCAGGTTGTCAGGGAAGTGTGGTCTCATTTCCAGCTCAAGATGAAGGTGCAGAGGGTGACCCAAAGTGGCTGCTCTACACTCACCCATGTGATCCGTGCAAAAGATTTAATTTAGGAGTGTATGTGAACAAATCCCCAAAGGATCCAAGTAAGTGGAGCAAACCCTGGATCATTAACAGTGGACCCAGTGGTTACTCAGACCTGGCTTACATTGGTAATGGTTGGTTTGCATGTCTGGTGGAGTGTGGggtgaagaaagaaacagagcagatagCCTCTGTGGTTTTTAGCTACGATGACATCAAGCAATCCACTACAATGCAATGTATAatgtcatgtcagtgttttaaatgtccGTAA